A single window of Aphidius gifuensis isolate YNYX2018 linkage group LG1, ASM1490517v1, whole genome shotgun sequence DNA harbors:
- the LOC122847368 gene encoding uncharacterized protein LOC122847368 isoform X8, with the protein MSFGTSYTYKVYKCCGVGGGGSTVPQTQLLGTSIVGTTSGRSVIMQDPVLESILEQMRETEARRAELEREHADAQNQLREKLAGRYQGPESIEAIQSKIRELEKKTELEIVRHEELSLELTSLRRARSRGPGATTTSSNLSGTTWPPAGSDIDRMIAKIEQDSSGRIMHELDHARGTVTTQQPSSVQGILRSSAENLHNLGQHHPPHPHALNLGMTSQPSHTTNYSNLNMASHPNGTFTSSGIGSNYNTSHQMPHHNYSVPSSNIVQTTLASLPPYSSSSYHSTGLSSTPQSVLPYSSVQNTYSTAGSTYSTVGTNAFGTPGVNSGSSSSGLLQAIGDPLQAMQQLSAQSQANQLHQQAIIHQIQQSLRASSPTPTSTSGHHFLGPRQMPKIPTGILTNPLDRLTSDTLNEGQVDMLDIPGKGRCYVYIARFSYEPFQHSPNENPEAELPVQGGDYLLVWGQPDDDGFLDAETLDGRRGLVPANFVQKLVGDDLLEFHQAVLGLRDVDDAASTNIPQCYLQDIDLELAALEEGNRNRHELSAYAELDNIADEDEQEPPEVYLFSDLVPAPQHLTLERQLNKSVLINWTAPENSHQLESYHVYVDGVLKVTVKATERTRALVEGVDSTRPHRISVRSVTHSRRTSRDAACTMVIGKDGSVGPTAVKASNVTATSAIISWLPSNSNHQHVVCVNNVEVRTVKPGVYRHTITGLAPSTIYRVTVKAKNLRATNFEDQNAQSANNLACHVHFKTLPKGLPDPPVDIQVEAGPQDGTLLVTWHPVALSGSAVTGYAVYADGKKVTDVDSPTGDHALVDIHKLMSLNPKAITVRTKSRESQSGDSCATAIPCTVLRGGGGGPHMQQHMDGQQQQQQQRMGGVGQRYPGSSVPAHMRRHNTRVDAHGQVIIETDENLSDKEIYPGQNLQMGIPEMTKDSASENYSEEDDPMRNRRGMGPQQQQQQQQQQLQQQQQLQGQQGQLQGQQGQQQQHRYGLQSGSGSQVPPGIHRPSRIAGPRGTQDPYYGSDQPGTPRGRGPSYRGGRGNQSQSGGLSHHPGSQQQVNKRPRFFIALFDYDPTTMSPNPDACEIELPFSEGDTIKVYGEKDDDGFYWGECRGRQGFVPHNMVEEVKNPSASGQGQNQTGRRGQGDRWGDIYTNMPVRKMVALYDYDPQVLSPNVDAEQVELRFQTGNEIYVYGEMDDDGFYMGELDGVRGLVPSNFLTDAVPNKQGQPGQPGRRPPGQGQGPGARGPPPPPREPPPPGHRRNKDACIVPVSVPVCHLDSRQQQQQQNQQLQQQPQQQHQNQLQQQNNSPHLAYQQANHHSYTTVTTSNQHGGPGTGMGQNHQPGTVPPHLQQQGRGRGVGNRIVGNNMPGNHQNNQQQYQQQQQQQQQLDQQQNQGYQQAGMQGQSGYQQNYNQQQSTMQQQQQQQHGQQQGAQYGQQGPQQGGSSMMQGQQMNKQMRGIPAVIPNAQKPLDQNLQQQQQQQPGQQPGQPPIAGPNLMQKFTEMAGASAGGDILSKGKELIFMKFGLGK; encoded by the exons ATGTCGTTTGGCACTTCATATACCTACAAGGTATACAAG tgctGTGGCGTTGGAGGTGGAGGGTCCACAGTACCACAGACACAACTTCTTGGTACAAGTATTGTCGGGACCACCTCCGGAAGAAGCGTCATCATGCAGGACCCAGTACTCGAATCAATTcttgag cAAATGCGCGAGACGGAGGCTCGCAGAGCTGAATTAGAACGTGAACATGCTGATGCACAAAATCAATTGCGAGAAAAATTAGCTGGAAGATATCAAGGGCCAGAATCAATTGAGGCAATACAATCAAAAATAcgtgaattagaaaaaaaaacagaactTGAAATAGTACGTCATGAAGAATTATCATTAGAATTGACTAGTTTAAGACGTGCACGTAGTCGTGGTCCAGgtgcaacaacaacatcatcaaatttatctgGTACAACGTGGCCACCAGCTGGTTCAGATATTGATAGAATGATTGCCAAAATTGAACAGGATAGCag tGGAAGGATAATGCATGAGTTGGATCATGCAAGAGGTACTGTAACGACTCAACAGCCTTCATCGGTCCAAGGTATTCTCAGATCAAGTGCTGAAAATCTTCATAATCTTGGACAACATCATCCACCTCATCCACATGCATTAAATCTTGGAATGACATCACAACCCTCTCAC ACAAcgaattattcaaatttgaaTATGGCATCACATCCAAATGGAACATTTACATCAAGTGGTATTGGAAGTAACTACAATACATCACATCAAATGCCACATCATAATTATTCAGTGccatcatcaaatattgttCAAACAACTCTTGCAAGTTTACCACcttattcatcatcatcttatCATTCAACTGGATTATCAAGTACACCACAATCAGTTCTTCCTTATTCAAGCGTACAGAATACATATTCAACTGCTGGATCAACATATTCAACAGTGGGGACCAATGCTTTTGGCACACCAGGTGTTAATTCTG gcTCATCATCAAGTGGTCTTCTTCAAGCAATTGGTGATCCATTACAAGCAATGCAACAATTATCAGCTCAATCACAAGCAAATCAATTACATCAACAAGctattatacatcaaatacaACAATCATTACGTGCAAGTTCACCAACGCCAACATCAACATCAGGACATCATTTTCTTGGACCACGACAAATGCCTAAAATACCAACTGGTATATTGACAAATCCATTAGACAGATTAACAAGTGATACACTTAATGAAGGACAAGTTGATATGTTAGATATACCAGGAAAGGGTAGATGTTATGTTTACATTGCTAGATTTAGTTATGAGCCATTTCAACATTCACCAAATGAAAATCCAGAAGCTGAATTACCAGTACAAGGTggtgattatttattagtatgGGGACAACCAGATGATGATGGTTTTTTGGATGCTGAAACACTTGATGGAAGAAGAGGACTTGTACCAGCTAATTTTGTACAAAAACTTGTTGGTGATGATTTATTGGAATTTCATCAAGCTGTACTTGGACTTcgtgatgttgatgatgctgCTTCAACAAATATTCCACAA tgTTATCTACAAGATATTGATCTAGAGCTTGCTGCACTTGAAGAGGGCAATCGCAATCGTCATGAACTATCAGCATATGCAGAGCTGGATAATATTGCTGATGAAGATGAACAAGAACCACCAg AAGTCTACCTGTTTTCGGACCTAGTTCCGGCCCCGCAGCATCTCACCCTGGAGCGTCAGCTGAACAAGAGTGTGCTGATCAATTGGACTGCACCAGAGAATTCCCATCAGCTGGAGTCTTATCATGTCTATGTTGATGGTGTCCTGAAGGTGACTGTCAAAGCAACTGAAAGAACTCGGGCACTCGTTGAAGGTGTTGATTCTACAAGG ccaCACAGAATAAGTGTACGTTCAGTGACACATTCAAGAAGAACATCAAGAGATGCTGCATGTACAATGGTCATTGGTAAAGATGGTTCTGTTGGTCCAACAGCAGTTAAAGCATCAAATGTAACAGCAACAAGTGCAATAATATCATGGTTACCAAGTAATAGTAATCATCAGCATGTTGTTTGTGTTAACAATGTTGAAGTTAGAACAGTTAAACCAGGTGTTTATCGCCATACAATAACTGGTCTTGCACCATCAACAATATATCGTGTCACTGTGAAAGCCAAAAATTTACGTGCAACAAATTTTGAGGACCAAAATGCTCAGTCGGCCAATAATCTTGCCTGCCACGTACACTTTAAGACTTTGCCAAAGGGTCTACCAGATCCTCCAGTTGATATCCAG GTGGAGGCTGGACCGCAGGACGGCACTTTGCTAGTTACTTGGCACCCTGTTGCCCTAAGCGGTTCTGCTGTCACCGGTTATGCAGTTTACGCGGACGGCAAGAAGGTCACAGACGTTGATAGTCCAACGGGTGATCATGCCCTTGTTGATATACACAAATTAATGAGTTTAAATCCAAAGGCTATCACAGTGAGAACGAAAAGTCGTGAAAGTCAATCTGGTGATAGTTGTGCAACAGCAATACCATGTACTGTATTacgtggtggtggtggtggtccaCATATGCAACAACATATGGAtggacaacaacaacagcaacaacaacgtATGGGTGGTGTTGGACAAAGATATCCTGGTTCATCAGTACCAGCACATATGAGACGACACAATACTAGAGTTGATGCACATGGACAAGTCATCATTGAGactgatgaaaatttatcagataaagaaatatatcctggtcaaaatttacaaatgg GAATTCCAGAAATGACGAAAGACTCGGCGAGTGAAAATTATAGTGAAGAAGATGATCCAATGAGAAATAGAAGGGGAATGGGacctcaacaacaacaacagcagcagcagcaacagctacagcaacaacagcaattACAGGGACAACAAGGACAATTACAGGGTCAACAgggacaacaacaacaacatcggTATGGATTACAATCTGGTAGTGGATCTCAAGTTCCACCTGGTATTCATCGACCAAGTCGAATTGCTGGACCAAGAGGTACTCAAGATCCATACTATGGTTCTGATCAACCag gAACTCCAAGAGGTAGAGGACCATCTTATCGTGGTGGAAGAGGTAATCAGTCACAAAGTGGTGGTTTATCTCATCATCCTGGCTCACAGCAACAAGTTAACAAAAGACCAAGATTTTTCATAGCACTATTTGATTATGATCCAACAACAATGTCACCAAATCCTGATGCATGTGAAATTGAATTACCATTTTCTGAGGGTGATACAATCAag GTTTATGGAGAAAAAGATGATGATGGATTTTATTGGGGTGAATGTCGTGGACGTCAAGGATTTGTTCCTCATAATATGGTAGAAGAAGTTAAAAATCCTTCAGCAAGTGGACAAGGCCAAAATCAAACTGGTCGACGTGGTCAGGGTGATAGATGGGGtgatatttatacaaatatgcCAGTTAGAAAAATGGTTGCATTGTATGATTATGATCCACAAGTATTATCACCCAATGTTGATGCTGAg cAAGTTGAATTACGTTTTCAAACTGGAAATGAAATATATGTTTATGGTGAAATGGATGATGATGGTTTTTACATGGGTGAATTGGATGGTGTACGTGGACTTGTACCGAGTAATTTTCTTACTGATGCAGTACCAAATAAACAGGGTCAACCAGGTCAACCTGGTCGTCGTCCACCAGGTCAAGGACAAGGACCAGGTGCACGtggaccaccaccaccaccaagagAACCACCACCGCCTGGTCATCGTCGTAATAAAg ATGCCTGCATTGTGCCTGTGTCTGTCCCTGTCTGTCACTTAGACTCtagacaacaacaacaacaacaaaatcaacaactacaacaacaaccacaacaacaacatcaaaaccaactacaacaacaaaacaatTCACCGCATCTAGCGTATCAACAAGCCAATCATCACAGCTACACAACAGTTACAACGTCAAATCAGCATGGTGGTCCTGGTACAGGAATGGGTCAAAACCATCAACCTGGTACTGTACCACCTCATCTTCAACAGCAG ggGAGGGGGAGAGGCGTGGGCAATCGGATCGTTGGTAATAATATGCCTggtaatcatcaaaataatcagcaacaatatcaacagcaacaacagcaacaacaacaattggatcaacaacaaaatcagGGATATCAGCAAGCGGGTATGCAGGGTCAATCAGGctatcaacaaaattacaatcaacaacaatcaacaatgcaacagcagcaacaacaacaacatggtCAACAACAAGGAGCTCAATATGGTCAACAAGGACCTCAACAGGGTGGTTCATCAATGATGCAAGgacaacaaatgaataaacaaatgcGTGGTATACCAGCAGTAATACCAAATGCTCAAAAACCACTTGATCAAAATctacaacagcaacaacaacaacagccagGACAACAGCCAGGACAACCACCAATTGCTGGTCCAAATTTAATGCAAAAATTTACTGAAATGGCTGGTGCTAGTGCTGGTGgtgatatattatcaaaaggAAAAGAacttatatttatgaaatttggATTAGGAAAGTGA
- the LOC122847368 gene encoding uncharacterized protein LOC122847368 isoform X9, giving the protein MSFGTSYTYKVYKCCGVGGGGSTVPQTQLLGTSIVGTTSGRSVIMQDPVLESILEQMRETEARRAELEREHADAQNQLREKLAGRYQGPESIEAIQSKIRELEKKTELEIVRHEELSLELTSLRRARSRGPGATTTSSNLSGTTWPPAGSDIDRMIAKIEQDSSGRIMHELDHARGTVTTQQPSSVQGILRSSAENLHNLGQHHPPHPHALNLGMTSQPSHYAGSPMPLTPLMPGCPPLTPNGPPYHYSEPIPPAPSLSTSQTQPVFQQKLQYQTIQPHQSHVDLTAPHSQTTQSQQHQQQQQQQQQHQLQQQQKQQQQTHTHFSNNHYQETYPHTQTYQQPQNQQLPTASSCSYLGSTNQTALPHYSQPNQTSQNYQINGTQQTTNYSNLNMASHPNGTFTSSGIGSNYNTSHQMPHHNYSVPSSNIVQTTLASLPPYSSSSYHSTGLSSTPQSVLPYSSVQNTYSTAGSTYSTVGTNAFGTPGVNSGSSSSGLLQAIGDPLQAMQQLSAQSQANQLHQQAIIHQIQQSLRASSPTPTSTSGHHFLGPRQMPKIPTGILTNPLDRLTSDTLNEGQVDMLDIPGKGRCYVYIARFSYEPFQHSPNENPEAELPVQGGDYLLVWGQPDDDGFLDAETLDGRRGLVPANFVQKLVGDDLLEFHQAVLGLRDVDDAASTNIPQCYLQDIDLELAALEEGNRNRHELSAYAELDNIADEDEQEPPEVYLFSDLVPAPQHLTLERQLNKSVLINWTAPENSHQLESYHVYVDGVLKVTVKATERTRALVEGVDSTRPHRISVRSVTHSRRTSRDAACTMVIGKDGSVGPTAVKASNVTATSAIISWLPSNSNHQHVVCVNNVEVRTVKPGVYRHTITGLAPSTIYRVTVKAKNLRATNFEDQNAQSANNLACHVHFKTLPKGLPDPPVDIQVEAGPQDGTLLVTWHPVALSGSAVTGYAVYADGKKVTDVDSPTGDHALVDIHKLMSLNPKAITVRTKSRESQSGDSCATAIPCTVLRGGGGGPHMQQHMDGQQQQQQQRMGGVGQRYPGSSVPAHMRRHNTRVDAHGQVIIETDENLSDKEIYPGQNLQMGIPEMTKDSASENYSEEDDPMRNRRGMGPQQQQQQQQQQLQQQQQLQGQQGQLQGQQGQQQQHRYGLQSGSGSQVPPGIHRPSRIAGPRGTQDPYYGSDQPGTPRGRGPSYRGGRGNQSQSGGLSHHPGSQQQVNKRPRFFIALFDYDPTTMSPNPDACEIELPFSEGDTIKVYGEKDDDGFYWGECRGRQGFVPHNMVEEVKNPSASGQGQNQTGRRGQGDRWGDIYTNMPVRKMVALYDYDPQVLSPNVDAEQVELRFQTGNEIYVYGEMDDDGFYMGELDGVRGLVPSNFLTDAVPNKQGQPGQPGRRPPGQGQGPGARGPPPPPREPPPPGHRRNKGEGERRGQSDRW; this is encoded by the exons ATGTCGTTTGGCACTTCATATACCTACAAGGTATACAAG tgctGTGGCGTTGGAGGTGGAGGGTCCACAGTACCACAGACACAACTTCTTGGTACAAGTATTGTCGGGACCACCTCCGGAAGAAGCGTCATCATGCAGGACCCAGTACTCGAATCAATTcttgag cAAATGCGCGAGACGGAGGCTCGCAGAGCTGAATTAGAACGTGAACATGCTGATGCACAAAATCAATTGCGAGAAAAATTAGCTGGAAGATATCAAGGGCCAGAATCAATTGAGGCAATACAATCAAAAATAcgtgaattagaaaaaaaaacagaactTGAAATAGTACGTCATGAAGAATTATCATTAGAATTGACTAGTTTAAGACGTGCACGTAGTCGTGGTCCAGgtgcaacaacaacatcatcaaatttatctgGTACAACGTGGCCACCAGCTGGTTCAGATATTGATAGAATGATTGCCAAAATTGAACAGGATAGCag tGGAAGGATAATGCATGAGTTGGATCATGCAAGAGGTACTGTAACGACTCAACAGCCTTCATCGGTCCAAGGTATTCTCAGATCAAGTGCTGAAAATCTTCATAATCTTGGACAACATCATCCACCTCATCCACATGCATTAAATCTTGGAATGACATCACAACCCTCTCAC tatgcAGGCTCACCAATGCCATTGACACCATTGATGCCAGGCTGTCCACCACTGACACCAAATGGTCCACCCTATCATTATAGCGAGCCAATTCCACCAGCACCCTCATTATCAACAAGCCAAACACAGCCagtatttcaacaaaaattacaatatcaaACAATACAACCACATCAATCACATGTTGATTTAACAGCACCACATTCACAAACAACACAAtcacaacaacaccaacaacaacaacaacaacagcaacaacatcaattacaacagcaacaaaaacagcaacaacaaacgCACAcacatttttcaaataatcattatcaagAAACTTATCCACATACTCAAACGTATCAACAACCACAGAATCAACAATTACCAACAGCATCAAGTTGTTCTTATCTTGGATCAACAAATCAAACAGCATTGCCACATTATAGTCAGCCAAATCAAACTagtcaaaattatcaaataaatggAACTCAACAG ACAAcgaattattcaaatttgaaTATGGCATCACATCCAAATGGAACATTTACATCAAGTGGTATTGGAAGTAACTACAATACATCACATCAAATGCCACATCATAATTATTCAGTGccatcatcaaatattgttCAAACAACTCTTGCAAGTTTACCACcttattcatcatcatcttatCATTCAACTGGATTATCAAGTACACCACAATCAGTTCTTCCTTATTCAAGCGTACAGAATACATATTCAACTGCTGGATCAACATATTCAACAGTGGGGACCAATGCTTTTGGCACACCAGGTGTTAATTCTG gcTCATCATCAAGTGGTCTTCTTCAAGCAATTGGTGATCCATTACAAGCAATGCAACAATTATCAGCTCAATCACAAGCAAATCAATTACATCAACAAGctattatacatcaaatacaACAATCATTACGTGCAAGTTCACCAACGCCAACATCAACATCAGGACATCATTTTCTTGGACCACGACAAATGCCTAAAATACCAACTGGTATATTGACAAATCCATTAGACAGATTAACAAGTGATACACTTAATGAAGGACAAGTTGATATGTTAGATATACCAGGAAAGGGTAGATGTTATGTTTACATTGCTAGATTTAGTTATGAGCCATTTCAACATTCACCAAATGAAAATCCAGAAGCTGAATTACCAGTACAAGGTggtgattatttattagtatgGGGACAACCAGATGATGATGGTTTTTTGGATGCTGAAACACTTGATGGAAGAAGAGGACTTGTACCAGCTAATTTTGTACAAAAACTTGTTGGTGATGATTTATTGGAATTTCATCAAGCTGTACTTGGACTTcgtgatgttgatgatgctgCTTCAACAAATATTCCACAA tgTTATCTACAAGATATTGATCTAGAGCTTGCTGCACTTGAAGAGGGCAATCGCAATCGTCATGAACTATCAGCATATGCAGAGCTGGATAATATTGCTGATGAAGATGAACAAGAACCACCAg AAGTCTACCTGTTTTCGGACCTAGTTCCGGCCCCGCAGCATCTCACCCTGGAGCGTCAGCTGAACAAGAGTGTGCTGATCAATTGGACTGCACCAGAGAATTCCCATCAGCTGGAGTCTTATCATGTCTATGTTGATGGTGTCCTGAAGGTGACTGTCAAAGCAACTGAAAGAACTCGGGCACTCGTTGAAGGTGTTGATTCTACAAGG ccaCACAGAATAAGTGTACGTTCAGTGACACATTCAAGAAGAACATCAAGAGATGCTGCATGTACAATGGTCATTGGTAAAGATGGTTCTGTTGGTCCAACAGCAGTTAAAGCATCAAATGTAACAGCAACAAGTGCAATAATATCATGGTTACCAAGTAATAGTAATCATCAGCATGTTGTTTGTGTTAACAATGTTGAAGTTAGAACAGTTAAACCAGGTGTTTATCGCCATACAATAACTGGTCTTGCACCATCAACAATATATCGTGTCACTGTGAAAGCCAAAAATTTACGTGCAACAAATTTTGAGGACCAAAATGCTCAGTCGGCCAATAATCTTGCCTGCCACGTACACTTTAAGACTTTGCCAAAGGGTCTACCAGATCCTCCAGTTGATATCCAG GTGGAGGCTGGACCGCAGGACGGCACTTTGCTAGTTACTTGGCACCCTGTTGCCCTAAGCGGTTCTGCTGTCACCGGTTATGCAGTTTACGCGGACGGCAAGAAGGTCACAGACGTTGATAGTCCAACGGGTGATCATGCCCTTGTTGATATACACAAATTAATGAGTTTAAATCCAAAGGCTATCACAGTGAGAACGAAAAGTCGTGAAAGTCAATCTGGTGATAGTTGTGCAACAGCAATACCATGTACTGTATTacgtggtggtggtggtggtccaCATATGCAACAACATATGGAtggacaacaacaacagcaacaacaacgtATGGGTGGTGTTGGACAAAGATATCCTGGTTCATCAGTACCAGCACATATGAGACGACACAATACTAGAGTTGATGCACATGGACAAGTCATCATTGAGactgatgaaaatttatcagataaagaaatatatcctggtcaaaatttacaaatgg GAATTCCAGAAATGACGAAAGACTCGGCGAGTGAAAATTATAGTGAAGAAGATGATCCAATGAGAAATAGAAGGGGAATGGGacctcaacaacaacaacagcagcagcagcaacagctacagcaacaacagcaattACAGGGACAACAAGGACAATTACAGGGTCAACAgggacaacaacaacaacatcggTATGGATTACAATCTGGTAGTGGATCTCAAGTTCCACCTGGTATTCATCGACCAAGTCGAATTGCTGGACCAAGAGGTACTCAAGATCCATACTATGGTTCTGATCAACCag gAACTCCAAGAGGTAGAGGACCATCTTATCGTGGTGGAAGAGGTAATCAGTCACAAAGTGGTGGTTTATCTCATCATCCTGGCTCACAGCAACAAGTTAACAAAAGACCAAGATTTTTCATAGCACTATTTGATTATGATCCAACAACAATGTCACCAAATCCTGATGCATGTGAAATTGAATTACCATTTTCTGAGGGTGATACAATCAag GTTTATGGAGAAAAAGATGATGATGGATTTTATTGGGGTGAATGTCGTGGACGTCAAGGATTTGTTCCTCATAATATGGTAGAAGAAGTTAAAAATCCTTCAGCAAGTGGACAAGGCCAAAATCAAACTGGTCGACGTGGTCAGGGTGATAGATGGGGtgatatttatacaaatatgcCAGTTAGAAAAATGGTTGCATTGTATGATTATGATCCACAAGTATTATCACCCAATGTTGATGCTGAg cAAGTTGAATTACGTTTTCAAACTGGAAATGAAATATATGTTTATGGTGAAATGGATGATGATGGTTTTTACATGGGTGAATTGGATGGTGTACGTGGACTTGTACCGAGTAATTTTCTTACTGATGCAGTACCAAATAAACAGGGTCAACCAGGTCAACCTGGTCGTCGTCCACCAGGTCAAGGACAAGGACCAGGTGCACGtggaccaccaccaccaccaagagAACCACCACCGCCTGGTCATCGTCGTAATAAAg ggGAGGGGGAGAGGCGTGGGCAATCGGATCGTTGGTAA